In Festucalex cinctus isolate MCC-2025b chromosome 1, RoL_Fcin_1.0, whole genome shotgun sequence, the sequence aGTCTCAGAGGCGTAAGATCGGATTCTTATCAGTGCAGACCAATTACATTAACTGCTCTTGGATTCCTCACATATATATagaaaatagtgttgttccgataccgttttttggctccagttacctataccgatacccagtatcggccgataccgataccataccgatacctaagtttttttttttcctcaacatgaaaaagctgtcctgccattggttccgagcattcaagggcctataggatatcttagatcggcatgcagtgaacatgtcatataccagtgaatgtcatgcactagcaagacacaagatgctgcatccaaaatcctatattagcgttggaattaatggtatcggcatgttacttgtgagtagtcaccgataccgataccactgttttaatgcagtatcggcacctctgccaataccagtatcggtatcggaacagcactaataaaaaatatgtagaaTTGTATAGAAATTAATTGGTTAGTTAATgtaatcatatcatatcatatcatatcatatcatatcatatcatatatcatatcatataaatacagtatttgctGAGTAATGTTGCAATAGTGGACAGCTGAAgtatataatttatttgtttagttctgttttgtttatggagtcaatatatcagtggtccccaaccaccCTTACCGGTCCGCATTATTCGCTCCCCACTTTATTCGCTGTACACTGTATGTCTCATTGAGAAAATATCGAATTCAGAGctctaataaataaagaatagctataatgtattttaatttctaacgattaatacaaaaatatgtaCGTCCAAAATAAGCGCACCATCCAATGTTTCTTATAAAGCACAAAAGTAAAACTACAATACGCATACGCAGGCACAGCTTGAGGTCATGAAATTGTGCAGCCAACTGTCAAGGAAGACTATTTGCGGGTCACAACTGAGGTCGCCAAAATTCTTATTACATAATGACAATGGCTCTCCAGACTGACCTTTATGATGCAGCCATACAAAAGAGAAACAACAGCAGTCAGTATTATAAAAGACAACAGATGGTCCAGGAATTAGTGGAGGAGCTGAGCTATAACTGTGACTACCAGAACAATGACCAACTAATTAGGTGTTCGTCACACACCATGCACCTAGACAAACTGTACGTCATTATCCAAAAGATGCTTCTTTTGCATATGGGCTGATAAATGACACCCacttaatggggaaaaaaagctacttAGGAACTATTCAACTATAGACAAATGGTCTGTGACTGCTAAAGAGCTGATGCTGAGCTTTaatactgtatttatatttatatgttgggggaaaaaaaaaaaaaaaaaaaaaaaaaacagaccatggACTTGGGCCTGTACCCTAAAATTCTGATTGGTTAATTGTGCCTACAGCAGCGAACGAATTCCAGTTGGATTTGTAACTTAATATGACATATTTCccagaaaataaatcaatttgacCTAAATTGTAAATGGTGAATACTTAATACGTGCTTTGCTTTATCCACACCATATGGTGTCCAAAGTGTTTTACAAAGTCTGACATTCAATTATTTGAAAGCATATTTAGACGCATTGCTGCCACATTGTAAAGTTGTTGGAAAAGTTGTtcttttaattttcaaatgGCTTAACTACTTTAACTAGAATGtcgagttgcatttgaatgttttcttgtgATATGTTAGCAAACCAACTGTAAGCAATTTAGCCAATTGAAATTGGACCAATATGACACTTTTTGTTGAGGCCAAAGTTTAAAATATTTCTACGAGGTAAGCCCAACTTGCAATAAATCCTTCACAAACGCAGATTCTAAGACTTTTTCGCATGTCCAATCAAAATATAGGATTTAATATGCCATTCAGTCTATTCAGTGTCCTGACCTACACAAATGTGAACTCACCCTGTAACAAATTTTTATCTGGTtaatttgtgttgattttttttgtgttgatcagtggcagaaaaaacgagttttacttctttctgtccactTTAATTTCTTCTACTTTAAAGAGtgaatttgaaaattgaaatttagTTACTACAAGTACTTAAAACTATAacaccacaaagaaaaaaatttaaacacagTCATGAAATCCAaagcatacacacacaaatacacacaaattACTAACCAGTTGTAGGATGGTGAGGTAGTGTTTCCACCAGAGATATTTGCTCATACTTGGCCCAAATGCTGCGAGACCATAGTAAAAATACATGGCCACGTGAACCAGGGAGTTGACCAGGCCACTCATGAAAGCTTTGGGCACAAATGACACAAGGAGTACATACACATGTGCACACTTGATGTGTTTTATCAGcttagtgtgtttgtgtgaacaGTACTCACACTGGCCCCCTGGCGTGTACTTTAAGCCCACCCAGCAGTTCAAGATCATGGTGCTGTGATGGTAGACATGGAGGAAGGTCAGCTGCCTGTTCTTTTTCCTCAGGATGAAAAATATCTGATTTATCGAAATAAATCATGATCAGTTTACATAAATAGACGCTGACCAAGGTTCCCAAATGTGTGACTGTCATACTCACTGTGTCACAGAACTCGATATATTTGGAGAAGTAAAACAGCCAGCACACACTCGCCATCTACACAACATGGTCAGACGCAGTATTAGTTTGTGGACAATCTGTATGACAGGTAGGTCATTTGTAAATCGATGACTGATGATACATGGGGAAGTGGTGTGCCATTTAGGGCAAAGTATTACCCTCAAGGCCAGTACACTGTCGCTATAGTCAACTGGCTGGCACAGCAGACTGTAATTTGCCATCCAGGAAGATACTGTAAACTGCAAAGACAAAATTTGACTTTCACCGCAACTCATCTTCCTCATGAAAGGACACACATGTGGTTCATGTTAATGTGCACGAGTGACACTGCATTACGAATGCCATCCATCATCAGAGTGAAGGGTGACAATGTCATTTGCTTGTAAGTTGCCGTgatcattttacatttttatgacgAATGTTAGAAGGCTGGTGAAGGTGTCAATCATTTCTCATGCACTTGCGGGCACATTTAAAGCAGGCTGGCACACTCCCATGGTCTTGTGCTGACCTCTTACCTTGTTACCTCAGAAAATCACCTCCATCGTAATGGATTGTACTACTGAAATCTGGCGTGGTCTGAATCTACACAGGGGCATGTTAGACCGGGTGTTGATAATTGGTTATTTCACAGAAATGCACAAGCTGgcatattgggaaaaaaattgggGGTTTCCACCGTTGTGGGCACGAACACAACTGACAGCATTCACCACCAATCAAAGTGGCTGCTCTCATGCCCTTTAAATGTGGCTCACTCACATCTTGCTTGGAGACATGTCTGTATGAAAAGAATGCAGCGATATGTGAGTGACTGGAACCACGTAAGCAGGTACTTCAATAAATCCAAAATGATCTGTTGATAACTGCTAGCGACTCAgatatttctgtagtccttgtgTATCTATTCCCGCATCCTATTCTTCGATCGTTTTGGCTTAGGATCTGTCCACTTCTTTTTAGCTTTTGGTTCTTCTTGACTCTGCTTCTGTTAGCTACATGTGAAATTCTTATCAAATGAGGGATAGGCATTTTGTAATTTTCCTGAGGTGAATAATGCACTCCTAAAGCCCAGGGTAGCAAGTGTGTGGGGATGTGTATGTGATGAGTCTGCCCGCAAGTGTACAAGAAATTATTGACAACTAGTTACTCACACCTTgtgcctctgattggctgtttttcCTTGAGTGCTGTGGTTTCTTGTAAATCAAGGACAGGAATATTTTTTCACTGATCATTTTACTCATGTTAGGCCACACTGACAGGTTTAACTAATAggctatgacaaaaaaaaaagtgccgttgttgtttttcaaagttATTAACATTATGCTAATTCTCCCTTTACTAAAGGTTTTATGACAGTTTGACTTTAATCTGGTGAGCAAAGTAGTTGTAAAAAGTTaagatcagctcatcagcaagctctgcagaaacccgagagtgatcctgatcatttgattcagctaggttggaggagggaaagctCTAAAACATGCAAGACTTGAGACCTATGCCTGAGTTGATTAGGGTTTCAGGGTTTTAGGGTTCAGCCAATATTTTTCAGGTAGCTTAAGTTCTGTGGACTTTGAAAGAGAGAATCAGGTCCATAGAGGAACTAAAGGGGATACTTCAAAATGTAGTCTTCAAATACCAAGCCAAATCCTTcttgtttgaattattattgtGAAAACACGTCAATAGCAAAACCTGATGTTAGTCAGATATTGCAATACTTCTGCTCAAAGGAGCAAGTGGTGGATTCAAGATTTAAATGTtgtgtttgatgtaaatatctgCAGATAAGACTTTAAATGTTCATCTCTTCTCTCATATTCACCCTTATGATGTCAAGTCCAATTGTTTTTAGTctacagcaaaaacaaaagaagtgaCTTCTTTCTAATCCTTGTCTGTATGTTTTAGTCTATACTCATTATTGAGATTTTCctatgtttctatttttttggaaaacatggatggatgtcacATACTACAAGTAGTACCTCATAGAACATGTATGCAGATAGGCAGACCATGGAGAAATTGTAAACTATCAAGACAAGTTTGAGGTTGATCGGCTCCTTCTTTGCCATCAGCTTTGGCCCGGCCCAAACGATGAACAGGTAGCACAAAATTATACAGATGACAGGTACAGGGGAGTAGACCAGCAGCCAGTTTTCTATCCTCTTATCTAGACAGAGAAAAAGGAAATTACGAGCATTTCTGAAAagtgtttttgcaaaaaaaataaaaataaaaaattctcgtGAAAGCATACCTCCATTTTCCAGACCTTTCTGGTAATATAAATGGGCCTTTTGCCAAAAGGTGAGCTCCTGTAAACCCTAAATTTGAATAGAAACAATCAGCATTATGCTACAAAGTAAATGCACTCTAAAAattgattggttaaaaaaaaactaccaatctAGTATGTTAAGCTCATATTGGCTTGATTAACAAATAGATTGGTCAGACATCGACCATTCCAGGTGGTTACGGGCATACCAATTTTATAAGGTTAgccaaacaaccaatgaaattgGTTATAATAGAAAATAAGTCTATGTTAGAAAGCCCACATTGGTTAATAATTAGCAGTAATGGTTAGTGTTTGTGCATTAGTGAAGTTTTCATTTCTGTTTCAAATTTCCTACTCTGTTGGCGGTCATTGAACGCACCACAGGTGCCGTGCCAGAATGCGAGCAACGccgttgtgtttttttctttccctctcTTCGAGGTAGCCAGGGTTCTTGAGCCACAGACCCTAGTAGATGCCGGCTGGCCATAATCTTGAATGTTTATTACTTGTGTGTAGATGCAAAGGGTGGGTTGAAGCAACCATTTTGTCCGTTTTGCGTTGTTTTGCAGTACAGCATGTATTTATGTCACGTCAGTCCATGCTAATTTATAGTTTCGGTTAGCATGCTAGCGAGGTGTGTTATTCTATTCACATAAATGTTGATTATTTAATTTGTGTTTGATTGTTTTACTTACTGAAAACAGTGACTGTGAAGCTTGTGCCTGCTGTACACTCGATTTAAgtttattatttgtatattgTTGACATTTATTATTCCTTCTTTGTCTGTGTTGTTGCAGACCACAATAAATAGAACATTCAAGTGGAATCCGAATCCTTGTCCGTGTTCTCTAATAGGAGCACACTCAATCCATACCTTGCCACTCGACATTGAACTGGCTGGAAACTTCATTCTCCCTTTATGAACCTCTCCGTTTTAGTCTAGATAGATTACTTGGAAATATATTTAtagtatcaatttattgtaaacGTATTAACTAGTGTGTAAACATGGAAATGTGTGTCTAGATAGATCACTAGGTGTGACCAGCTCCATGGCctcgtggtagagtgtccaccctgcgactgggaggttgtgggttcaatccttggCCCAGTCATACCTAGAACTATAAAAATGGGACAAATTTGCCTCcttgcttgacactcagcattatgggttggaattggggggttCCAAACAGCCCCTGCTTTTGCTCAGTGGATGGGCCAAATGCagagaacaaatttcaccccacttaggtgggtgtgacaatcagtggtgctTTTGTTCAGCCTCTAACACAGATGAACCAATCTCTTGGTCAGAATGACCAATTTGTATCGATTGCCCAATCACCGatatatattggttgaaaacacCTACCATTTTAGAGTGGTTGTTTTAACCAAAGGATCTGTCTGGCACATAAagattggtcaaatttaacacttttttgttttgtttttagagtgtaagcaattatacaaatatatatcaaTATTTGGAATGGAAAGTCCTGTAAATACCCCAGACTACAAGCTGCATTTGACATAATTTCCAAGAACGTAAGAGTCTTaactgcacacacaaaaaaaatatccaacaCTAACAACTGTGCTGCATCTATTGTTTGAATCATCTATCACATGCTCTTTCAGTTTGTGTTTTGAATGAAGCTTTAAAATGGTATGCAATCTTTTTCCAACATTTTAAGGCTCGTGGggagctggagcccatcccagctgacaTTTGGCGAAATGTGGACTGGTCTGCAATCAATGAAGAGGCAAACAGTTCATTTGATGATTGTTAATTCTCTTATTGTCATCCATACATTATTGTAATATGGCTGTCCTTAATAATGTATACAGAATTATGTTAACAcaaactggggggggggggggggggggggggggggggggtaccggGACCGGGACCCCCTCAAAATGACTGTTTATGAAAAGTGGAAGAAAATCCTCAGGCAATGAGGTGAGAGTTACAATGTAGACCAAATGTATAACCTCGCTAATTGAAAATCATAAGTGAAGATTTTGTCAATGGAATATTCATAGTCCTGAGAACACCCAGTTGCTATCAAATCTACACTTTATTATGAGGCTTTCACTATTTATTGTGAAGAAAGAGGACCTACCTCCATTCAGGTGGCGACTGCTTTAGCTTCCTTTTCAACTCCAGCACCAGTCAAACTCATGTTCCATTTCAACCGTCTGCATCTGTACTGTGGGAATGCAACTTTTCATAGAAACATTTCCTGTTTTACAACCCTGGCTTGTTTACTCCTAGTGACAGCTCTACCAAGTTAGCACACTTTCAACAGTTCCATTTGAAAGTGTTACAGTGGATGGTTTCTGCTAATTTCACAATTAGGTCAGCTCGGTATtagaatataaaaacaatagtGATCATTTAATCCAGTTTGCAGACTGCACTGAAGATAATTGCACTAGACCATTCAAAATACATTCCAAGCAGCCGAGCACCAACCTTACATACCTGTGATAAAGCAAAGTGCATTCATGCGGGAGGGGTGAAAAGCTACTCCATGTAGCTACATcatataattaaaatattagAAAGAGTATATGATGCAGAACTATAGTATGGCAGTGTACACAGCAGCAAGTGTGCAGCTGTATAATTTATTCTAATGACAGCAACTACTGGTGACAAATTCTTTGTGTGTTTTCGACATACTTAAAGAAGATTCTGAATCTGATTATCACTCTGAAGAATTTGTGATAAAGTTATGTAGGCTACTACATTCCGATTAGATGTGTACTTGCAGCTAGTGAGAATATACACTATGGTAATTAAAAACGGCACTGAGATTACTTTGCATACATTGACGGTAGAACAATAATGTCTTTGAATCGCGCttcaaactgcattttatgatgGATTTCTTTTTACACAATTCATTCAACAAATTAAGTGCAGTGCATCAAGTAACTTGTGAAGGAGGTAGAAAAACCTGAAATGAGTAAGCAAACCGCCCATACTGGAATGTTCCACCCATACAGGAATGTCCCTCCCATACAAGAATCCCAGTGTCGTACATGTTAGACTCATCACATCAGAATGAGCTCACAGTTATTAACCCATAAGAACCCAGACCCATTTTTCGTTGAAGGAAAATTATTTGGAATATATTAACAGACCAAGTGGACCACATAAAACACAtttctgatgtttttttcaGAATAACACTTTTTCATACCAAAGATCTGTATTGTTACATATATATCACATTAAGTAAACATAAAAGTTTTTAGTCCTTGTTACATgaaaagtgccttttacttgcaTTTCAACAACATATATTGTAGCTGTGACTTTAATAAAGTTTTACATAAAATTATTCAGTTTTGCTTTGTCACAAAATTGCCAactgtatcaaaaataaataatactgcaTATTTGGAGGCGTTCGTAGCAAGCTACCATGGTACAAAGAACTGAACAACAGAcccgaaaaacaaaagttgtgcaaaacaaaaagtgttttaGCCTACACAAGATGGTCAggccttcccacgggctcaccaccggtgggaggggccaaaggggtcaggtgcagtgcaggctgggtggcagccaagggaggagaccttggcggaccgacccccggctacagaagctggctcttgggacatggaatgtcacctctctggcagggaaggagcccgagctggtgtgtgaggccgagaagttccgactagacatagtcggactcgcctccacacacagcttgggctctggtaccagtcctcttgagaggggttggactctcttccactctggagttgcccacggtgtgaggcgcagagcaggtgtgggtatacttattgccccccggctcggcgcctgtacgttggggtttaccccggtggacgagagggtagcctccctccgccttcgggtggggggacgggtcctgactgttgtttgtgcatatgcaccaaacagcagctcagagtacccaccctttttggagtccttggagggtgtgctggagagtgctccctctggggactccctcgttctgctgggggacttcaacgctcacgtggggaatgacagtgagacctggaggggcgtgattgggaggaacggcccccctgatcggaacccgagcggtgttctgttattggacttctgtgctcgtcacggtttgtccataacgaacaccatgttcaggcataagggtgtccatatgtgcacttggcaccaggacaccctaggccgcagttcgatgatcgactttgtagtcgtgtcatcggatttgcggccgcatgttttggacactcgggtgaagagaggggcggagctgtcaactgatcaccacctggtggtgtgttggctccgatggtgggggaagatgccggtccgacctggcagaccaaaacgtattgtgagggtttgctgggaacgtctggcggaatcccctgtcagaaagagtttcaatgcccacctccggcagagcttctcccttgtctcgggggaggcgggggacattgagtccgaatgggccatgttccgcgcctccattgttgaggcggccgatcggagctgtggtcgtaaggtggtcggtgcctgtcgtggcggcaatcctcgaacccgctggtggacaccagcggtaagggatgccgtcaagctgaagaaggagtcctatcgggcctttttggcctgtcggactccggaggcagctgacaggtaccggatggccaagcggaacgcggcttcggcggttgctgaggcaaaaactcggacatgggaggagttcggtgaggccatggaaaacgacttccggacggcttcgaggaaattctggtccaccatccggcgtctcaggagaggaaagcagtgcaccattaacactatgtatagtggcgatggggtgctgctgacctcgactcgggacgtcgtgaagcggtggggggaatacttcgaagacctcctcaattccaccaacacgtcttcctttgaggaagcagagtctggggactctggggtgggctctactatctctggggtcgaagtcactgaggtggttggaaagctcctcggtggcagggccccggaggtggatgagatccg encodes:
- the elovl8a gene encoding ELOVL fatty acid elongase 8a, encoding MEGLQELTFWQKAHLYYQKGLENGDKRIENWLLVYSPVPVICIILCYLFIVWAGPKLMAKKEPINLKLVLIVYNFSMVCLSAYMFYEFTVSSWMANYSLLCQPVDYSDSVLALRMASVCWLFYFSKYIEFCDTIFFILRKKNRQLTFLHVYHHSTMILNCWVGLKYTPGGQSFMSGLVNSLVHVAMYFYYGLAAFGPSMSKYLWWKHYLTILQLLQFFLVTLHTVYNLFADCNYPDALNLIVFFYALTLIALFSHFYYRSYITSRTHDLGKCKV